The following is a genomic window from Nymphaea colorata isolate Beijing-Zhang1983 chromosome 3, ASM883128v2, whole genome shotgun sequence.
aattcaatacGCTGGGTGCGCTTGTTGATTTAAACTGGTAGAGGGCCTCAATGGCTCAATCATCTTCTTCCACTTCTTCTGTCATCTAATTTCAGCTTTCAATTGCATATTTATACAAGTATTATACAAGTACAATGGCTCAATCATCTTCTTCCACTTCTTCTGTCATCTAATTTCAGCTTTCAATTGCATATTTCCATTATGATTTTTATCCAAATTGAAATAAACTTAATTAGCAGTTCAAGTATGCTTAGAGGTCGTTTGGTAGTAGGAACACCATGTgaatgttctatgaatttgtCCCAAAAAGATTGAGATATGTTCATAAATCACTAAAATATGTGATGTATGAATCTTCCTCAATCTTTAagttatattcatgaaacactcattGAGCAAGTTCATAGAACATGAATATTCCCCGATCTTTAGTTTAGTCTTATTTTGCCGAGCTTTACGCTTACCTCTTATATTTTCACGTTGATAAATACTGTATATTTTATACTCAAATACCACTGAATCAGACCTCATTTTCACTGTTTCATGGCTTACTTAGCATGTTCGGGTAAAAGTTCCAAGGGTTAAGAAACTTCCACCTCAGTATTTTATGCTGTTTGCCGGAGGATTATAAGTATCGTAAATGAAATTAGTTTTTCTGGGCATTTCATGATTTCCCAGggatatataattttatataataaTGACAGTTTGAGTGACATTTTAGAACTATACTTCCACAAAACTCACTTGTCACGACTTGGTTTCTAACTTCTAAGTGAGTTTTTTAGAAtagtcaaaatcaagttttagtTACTTGAACGACAACTGTTAACTTAATTTTTATGcaacttgttttttgttaagtTTTATGAGAATTTAATAAGCTTGATAAACAATATTACCCCTTTAAAACTCGCGTTGGTTTAGAACTgaagttcttttcattttgatttagaGCTCGTTTCTTTCCAAATTAAGTTTCTGAAAAGTTTAGTTTTGGCATGTCTCAACAAACCTCAAACCAAGTTGTTTGTTTAAACCGAGTTTTACACCACTGAAACAAACCAATTGCTTCAGAAAGATTATCTGTGGTTTTAACTGTTTGTTGATTTCCCGTGCGGCCACTTATTTTCTGTATTATGTGTAATCCGAAGATCAACACTCGGACTCGATCGATTGCTATGTTGCTCTTAGTCAGTTAATTGGCTCTGCAGCCTCCAAGGAAAAGATCGGCCAACGCGGCCCCACGGGGCGGGGCTCAATCTTCACCTTCTCTTCCCCAAAACCCTTCCATATAAGAACAGAACAGCTCCGAGGTCAGAGGGGTTTAACGTTTATATAGTCCGAACTCAAGCACAGCAACAACCAGAAAGTACTCAAACTTCTCATCCAAAACTTGCTACCAGACCCATCTTCAGTTTTTTCCCTTCCCCGCCATTACggattcttcatcttcttcctgtttCAGCTTTTAGACCCGCTACCATCACCCTGGCTTCCACGGCTGCATCTTTTCTCCCTTGCCCACCTGCCCACTACCACCACTGCCATTCCTCCCCcgccacttcatgcagcagggTAAGAGGAAAAGGCCTGTCGCCTTCTCTTAATGGCTCTCCTTATGCCGCCCACAGTAGGAAGCCGACCTTAATCTGCAGGTGCGTGCAGACCAACACCTTCGTCTCTTCCTCATCAGAATTCGAGGATTCGCCTGGGTTCAAGCGGCAACTTCTTATCGAACAGTTCTCTTCTCCTCTCCATTGCCCTCCCTCCCTCACCCCCGTTGACGATGATCTCGTTCTTGGTCCCGCCACCGATGGGTATCTATGGACGGCTCGTGGGGTTACCGACGTTCTGCCTGGAGAAGCCCCTCCGAGGGTTTTCCTCCTCGACCCACCTTGGCTTCCGGGGGAACTCGTGCAGGAGAGCAGAAGGCGGTTGcgggagagggaaagagagagcagGATGTATAATTTGCTGAGGAGGAGACAGGTGAAGATGGAGACGGAAGCATGGGAGGACGCAGCCAGGGAGTATAGGGAGCTCATCAAGGAGATGTGCGAGAAGAAGCTGGCTCCCCATCTTCCATACGTGAAATCTCTCTTTCTCGGCTGGTTCGAACCGTTCCGGGATGCCATAAGGAAGGATCAGGAGTTCCAGGCCAAGCGAAAAAACCTAGCTGCCGCTTACGCACCGTACATTGGCCATCTGCCGGCAGATATGATGGCGGTTATTGTGATGCATAAGATGATGGTGCTGCTGATGAACGGGCAGGATGATGGGTGCGTCCGGCTGGTTCACGCCGCCTGCCACATTGGGGAAGCTATCGAGCAGGAGGTGCGATGAATTCGTTGAACAAACCTCCTTTCTGCAGTACACATAGTTGctcatttttaaattcttgCACTATTTGGATATAACTCAGCAAGTGGAATGTTAGCCAATTGTTGAGTTTGATCGATCTCAGGGTAGTGGCATTTTAAAGCAATTGGCGAGGTGTTTCCCAATAGTCTCTTATAATGACTTTCTCGTAGCTTCATTATTTGTGCCATAAGTTCACGGGATTGTGGAATATGGCTGTTGTTTGTTATGAATATACGACAGCTGTTGCAATAAATAATGTCGAACCCTCCAATCCACTACTCGGGTCAGGAAATATGAAATATGCTACACGTCGACGTAATTCAGTCTCTACTTTTAGAATAAGAAGTTGCTGCCTGTCATCTTggtctttctctttcaaatatctgaATAAACAGATTGTAGGAGTTCAAGGTTactctttatttttagtttgtATTTCTACAGGAACAGCATTTTGTCCTCAGGTTCTATTCTGAAACTTGGATTGCCTCGGTAAATACTTCATTGCTTATTTCCTGACCCACTTTTGGTGACTATACTTTGCAGATCAGGATTTATAACTTTTTCCAGAGAACTAAGAAATCTGCAAAGGAAAACCATGAAGAAGAAGTAAAGAATCAAAAGGCTCTAAGGAAACGTGTGATGAATTTGCTGAAACAGAGAAAATTTCGTGATGTGCAATTACTGGTCGAAGATGAAGATCTGGAACCTTGGGGTAGAGATGCTCATGCTAAGGTTACTCATCTTTAATTCATTCTAGGGCAACCAATTATTTATCTTTAATACGTGCATCGTGCTACATGTTTCTTCTGGAGGACCAAGTCCGCCCTTGTCTGTCTGAACGTTTTCTGTTTCATGTGctagatcttgaaatatttgtaTTTGTGTGTACATTTTCAGTTGGGAAGCCGCCTGATAGATTTATTGGTTCAAACAGCTTATGTGCAACCTCCACTTGATCAACTAGCAGAAGGTCCTCCTGAAATTCGTCCTGCCTTCATTCATACATTTAAAACTGTCAAGAAGGAAGCAGAGTAAgattttttcctccttttagaCATCAATCTATACCTATCTACAGCCTGCCTTTTATCCAACCTCAATATAGGCATCCCAACCCTGGTACGTGTGGTCATTTTAAGCAAGTCCCATTCTCTTTTGATTCAACTTTGCCACGTAGCACAAAATAccattttgtttatttcttttagaTCAATAAGGCGTCTGAGATTTCCAAACCTGTAAGGATTTCAACACTAATTTTAGTTATGATACTCCCACCCATTGCCTATCTAGTAAGATGGAAGGAGTGAAATGTTGGTACTGTGGCTTCTTCTGATCTAGATGTATCTCTATATCACACTTCAATGAAGTCCATGTTCACAATTTATACATATCTTTACAAATGACTAAATTTGTTATTGAATTCTTACATGTAGCAAGTCCGTCAAGAGGTATGGAGTTATTGAATGCGACCCACTTGTACGTAAAGGGCTTGATGCAACAGTAAGCTGCCTACTTCTTTTTTAATCCAGAcctcacttttttctttttatgagccGACTATAATAGATGTATACTTTTATCAATCTTCATTCTAAAGATTTGTTAGATGTCAAGTTCTAACAGGATATGGAGTGAATTTTGTGAAGAGTCATATATGAAGAATCGATGTGTgactttttcttgttaatttcaaattttatgaaaaagcaCAATAATGTGTAATGTCTTATATCATATGTAAATACGTGGCCTGTTCGTTCTTGAAACTGTGAAGTTCTTGTAGGATATACAGTTTTTAGCATCCTTATAAGGCAACATATGGTTAGATTTTAagttattcttttgttcttgttctAACTGCTTTGGTTTTGTATCTAACAGGCAAGGCATTTGGTTATACCTTACATGCCAATGTTAATTCGTCCAAAAAAATGGACAGGGTACGTTGTGAAAATTCCATCTGTGCGTGTttgtgtatgtatgcatgtaatAGAAATTATGGGGAGTGCCAATTATGAAACACCTTAGTTGATTCATTATCTgcaaattttctaacttttggTCAATTTGCATCTTTATGGTTATCTAAGATAACTGTCACATCTGTGTCTATTCCATGAATTCATGGTCCCGAGTATAAACAATTTTTGTGATTTGCAGGTATGACAGTGGTGGGCACCTGTTCTTGCCTTCTTATATCATGCGCACTCATGGAGCAAAGCAACAGCGTGTTGCACTTAAAAGTGTTCCAAAGGACCAACTGAAGAAAGTATCTGAGGTCAGGGTCTCCCACTACTGACAGAAAACAATTTCTATTGATCACCTCACTTGAGGACCTATTTCAGTAGCTAACATGTATATTCGTAactatctttttctttactgCAATTCAGCTCAATAAACATTattatgaagagaaaaaggtttATGATTTATGAAGCATCCCAttgaaagaaaactaaaaagtttGTTGGTCTTCATAAAGCTTAAAATTTGCTAAATTATGGGGTTATGGTTAAAATGTTGTACTCCACGTGGTCCTTCTTTCTAGATGTTAGGACAGGTTCCTGGCAGGCTAAAAACCTCTTGAGCAAGTGCTATCATCTATTTTGGATCACGGTTTGTGGAGAGCATGATTGTAGCTCATGACAAACAATGGTTGCAATTGCTTGAACAGTAGGTCTGTTCcttaaaatgattaaatatttatGATTTTCTCTTGGATTCTTTTTAGTTTCTGTTTAGTGAATAGGAATGAGCTGAGGCACATATAGCATTTCCTTCTTTTAACTTTTGTTGAAAGTAGTTCCTTTTGCCATTTCATGTGCTGCAGTATGGCTATGGAATATGATGCTATGTAGATCCACAATAAGCCATTCATATTTTATAATCCTTAGGGGTAAATTATTAGAAAACTTAAGAGGTTGAACCTGTTGTGATTGTTAAAGGAGTCACTGTTTCTCTCCTAGATCGGTACATACATTTGGTGCCAAATCTAGTAACATCTAGGCCCAGCTCAATTAACACTCATCCAGCTCAATTAACACTCATC
Proteins encoded in this region:
- the LOC116250437 gene encoding DNA-directed RNA polymerase 1B, mitochondrial-like, encoding MAGLMALELNENKKFNTLGALVDLNCLQGKDRPTRPHGAGLNLHLLFPKTLPYKNRTAPRSEGFNVYIVRTQAQQQPESTQTSHPKLATRPIFSFFPSPPLRILHLLPVSAFRPATITLASTAASFLPCPPAHYHHCHSSPATSCSRVRGKGLSPSLNGSPYAAHSRKPTLICRCVQTNTFVSSSSEFEDSPGFKRQLLIEQFSSPLHCPPSLTPVDDDLVLGPATDGYLWTARGVTDVLPGEAPPRVFLLDPPWLPGELVQESRRRLRERERESRMYNLLRRRQVKMETEAWEDAAREYRELIKEMCEKKLAPHLPYVKSLFLGWFEPFRDAIRKDQEFQAKRKNLAAAYAPYIGHLPADMMAVIVMHKMMVLLMNGQDDGCVRLVHAACHIGEAIEQEIRIYNFFQRTKKSAKENHEEEVKNQKALRKRVMNLLKQRKFRDVQLLVEDEDLEPWGRDAHAKLGSRLIDLLVQTAYVQPPLDQLAEGPPEIRPAFIHTFKTVKKEADKSVKRYGVIECDPLVRKGLDATARHLVIPYMPMLIRPKKWTGYDSGGHLFLPSYIMRTHGAKQQRVALKSVPKDQLKKVSEALDILGSTKWRVNRRVLDVVDSLWACGQPLAGLVDRNDVPLPEKPCTEDEAQMRQWRWNVKKVKKENSERHAQRCDIELKLSVARKMRKEDGFYYPHNLDFRGRAYPMHPHLNHLGSDLCRGILEFAEGKPLGKSGLHWLKVHLANLYGGGVDKLSYDGRLMFIENHLADIFDSAERPIEGRRWWLNAEDPFQCLAACIDLSNALKSPSPENAVSHIPVHLDGSCNGLQHYAALGRDRLGAAAVNLVSGEKPADVYSGIAARVLEIVVRDSKKDPIAHPTALLARALVGQVDRKLVKQTVMTSVYGVTYIGARDQIKRRLKERGLITDDKLLFSAACYAAKVTLSALEEMFQAARSIMSWLGDCAKVIASENEPVRWTTPLGLPVVQPYWKQSRHLVRTSLQVLALQRESNKVLVKRQRTAFPPNFVHSLDGSHMMMTAVACNDAGLNFAGVHDSYWTHACDVDDMSRILRSTFVELYSMPILENLLESFQASFPSLVFPPLPDRGDFDLQEVLESPYFFN